ACAAGCGTCTTCAGCAATGGAATTCTTTTAATAGAATTAATATTGAAGAGGTTTATTATCAGCGAAGCCAGCGCGCCAAGTGTGATGTAGAGCATTTAACCTTCCGTTTTTTAGCCAGTTTTTCCGGTTTTTTTAATTAATTTTTCTGACTATGACACAGAAACAAGGCTAGTGGAAGGTTTTTAATACTAGAACAATGTTCTATTAAACGTAAAAATGGCAAATTTTCTTAAAAACAAAAACCCCCTTCGTTCAGAAGAGGGTTCAAATTGAAAACCGTCCGAACTTTTAGCTCAGACCGGTCATTTCCATTTGATTTTAACTTCGCCGCCTTCTTCTTCGGCAGCAAGCTCTTCATCCATGCTCTGCAGCTTGCTGGCAATCTCCGCAAGCTCATTGTTGTTCGACTTCTTGCCCATCTCCAACCCGTAGCCGATGAAGAAATCAAGGAAGCTCTTCAGCAATTTCCTGTTGTCTTGCAGGAAAGACTGAAACTCATCCTTGGTGGCATAGTTCTTCTTGATAGCCTCATCCCTGGCGATAAGCTTCTTGAGGTCAGCCTTTATCGCCTCTATCTCCTCCGTGTCCATTTTCCTATGCCCGTTGCTTTCTTCGCTCAGCCGGCTGTCAATGAGGAAATCAATGAACTCCGCCTGGCCCAAATCTCCGCGGTTGGCGTTGATTTTAGCCACGAGTTCGGCTGGCACTATGAGCATTCTTTTGTCCGCCATTTGCTCTCCTCTTTCGGCTATAGCAGTTCCCTGGGTTTACTGTTATCCATTTCTTCTTCCCCCCTCAACCCCAGGCAATCCAGCAGGGAATCTATACTTCTCAACACGCCGATTCCCTTTTTGGTCACCCTATAGGTTACGGAGGGGTTACCCAACTTTACTTTATCGACAAGGCCACGTTCCAGCATGAAATCAAGATATTTCTGGAGCTGAAAATAGCTCATATTGACGCTGTACATTATCTCAGTCTTGCCGGCTTCACCGAGCCTGAGCATGTCAGCTATTATCTCTATGCTGGACCTGCGGCGGTCTAACTGCATATTCAGCTTCCTCTGACGATTATACTATTACTATTATACTAGACATGTCAAGCATTTAGCTAGCATTTAGCCTGTCTGTACTACAGAATCAGAAGAAACCAATGTACCAATTAAGAATATCTGCCCCCAGAAGAAGGGTGATTATAGCACTCATTGAAAGGAAGGGGCCGAAAGGTATGCCCTGCTTGCGCCCCTTCA
The Candidatus Bathyarchaeota archaeon DNA segment above includes these coding regions:
- a CDS encoding winged helix-turn-helix domain-containing protein produces the protein MQLDRRRSSIEIIADMLRLGEAGKTEIMYSVNMSYFQLQKYLDFMLERGLVDKVKLGNPSVTYRVTKKGIGVLRSIDSLLDCLGLRGEEEMDNSKPRELL